In Eleginops maclovinus isolate JMC-PN-2008 ecotype Puerto Natales chromosome 10, JC_Emac_rtc_rv5, whole genome shotgun sequence, the following proteins share a genomic window:
- the mki67 gene encoding proliferation marker protein Ki-67 isoform X3, with amino-acid sequence MEVESKQDESLLQNKTTSPFGDLYQMIKQSLDVKTPRKSSASVLQTPTSRFCTPKPVSVKKNDSKPVISTEDKSIAKKGEVSAVAEETKEAEHVCYVTPKSAKKNRRSFQTPSTEMAAPKVEASENAATSEDTTPLKRVRTPPQRFICEQSPVRRRSKETTPAVTKEQEEQAVTSPKVNSKKRKIGEVSDSPSSQMKRKRVSFGGTLCPELFDKRLPPDSPLRKGATPRRSLCVTKTKQSLLRRASVIGLLAEHDQENSPARRKTPSPKRSSSPKNASPKTPTPAKKSPKPRTPSPAKGKSSSVGGTPAVLPPSVQGRFSVSRIITPSPVAENVVTDLVPSVSVTPKITQRRKSTSRESTAIMRRSGISRASMKIKNSWADIVRFGPTKPQVVAAAKKTVTKKTTKTAVPQPQTPAKTLMGHVSTGHADSPITIVVGRAQQRVVPSGAAPRLVPNIAILKKNMKMDEDLTGISEMLKTPAVERKKKSVINENNVPKTPLGALGTSVVEPSVLNTPEETGEMMVSPLTVSSSVKDRRYNSEAVQRLLNDEEEEASLVSEVPASENPSDDSSEQQSTDLKTTAATTPKQKPEVRECLTGVKRIMKTPKQKCEPIEDLRGKILKTPKQKREQQKECLTGVKRMMATPKQEAVEHIKVELLTTPKQKTVRDAEIVCETPQQEAGPVNHLQEKVLETPKAPEATSVEEIASDEAPAEDSQGPEEIMEEETAEYICVEVKETEVAASEAVVDALLSEVSIEHKDIESSDAAEPISEAPVEESVAVEEPKIETVAVNESEEAEVVTVDEMVTVEEPKVEDAVAEEPEVNAVDKTSEEQPKEDAVEVVSEEEPKVDTVEETASEEKPKVETASEEVTEMDTTSSKPHQKKKSVRGKKTKTVEPETAEDQQEAAAEELKVDTVEEIASEEEPKVETASEEVTEMDTTSSKPHQKKKSVRGKKTKTVEPEAAEDQQEAAAEEPKVDTVEEIASEEPKVETASEEVTEMDTTSSKPHQKKKSVRGKKTKTVEPETAEDQQEAAAEELKVDTVEEIASEEPKVETASEEVTEMDTTSSKPDQKKKSVRGRRTKTMEPEAAEDQQEAAEQSEEPVVPTPAKGRRGKKTEAAAPPAVKQTRGRNAKSQESQDVELPVEKDAPKPKRGRAVKKAEVVPEVETEMVPEPESEPSTPVEVEQEANESTAPVEKAVQKPKRGRKTKQQDDAVKEAEDQQEATPVIESLPEEEAATCEIPEEEEAAIVQKKPVRSRRAKVVESKSANDQEEAAEQEAVVAAPVRGRRGKKTEAVEPPVRKSTTRGRNAKSQESTADEQPEVVAEKVEETVAEVSTEAESKQTSPIEEITSAPPAEEAVVKPVRGRKTKLTPVEPENNKGVRRGKKTKTDAVEENEVVEVAVETKQHSQPPVKARRGRNAKQEEEEEKNLETVETTKTQEPAKKMRRSRKAVQEIETVVPEEAEATVVVDEPVKMEEHATVVAAKPKRGGRKAKPEPEIETPVEPAEVQEVSIVSTTNKLKRGRKGKQATEEVAGRCCRT; translated from the exons ATGGAGGTGGAGTCCAAGCAGGACGAAAGCCtcctgcaaaacaaaaccacCTCCCCCTTCGGCGATCTGTATCAAATGATCAAACAGTCTCTGGATGTGAAGACCCCCCGGAAATCTTCTGCCAGTGTCCTTCAAACACCCACCTCCAGGTTTTGCACCCCAAAACCCGTTTCGGTCAAGAAAAATGATAGCAAACCTGTCATTTCAACAGAAGACAAAAGTATTGCCAAGAAGGGGGAAGTCTCTGCTGTAGCTGAGGAAACCAAGGAGGCGGAACATGTCTGTTACGTCACCCCAAAGTCGGCTAAGAAGAACAGGAGGTCCTTCCAGACTCCTTCTACTGAGATGGCCGCACCCAAAGTGGAAGCATCTGAAAATGCTGCCACGTCTGAAGATACAACTCCCCTAAAGAGAGTCCGTACACCCCCCCAGAGGTTTATATGCGAGCAGTCGCCTGTGAGAAGGAGAAGCAAGGAGACAACACCTGCTGTGACCAAGGAGCAAGAAGAGCAAGCAGTGACCTCTCCCAAAG TGAACTCCAAGAAGCGCAAAATTGGCGAAGTTTCCGACTCGCCCTCATCACAGATGAAGAGGAAACGGGTTTCCTTCGGAGGCACGCTGTGTCCTGAATTATTTGACAAGCGTCTGCCTCCTGACTCTCCCCTGCGCAAAGGGGCCACACCTCGGAGAAGCCTGTGTGTGACCAAAACCAAACAGTCACTCCTGAGACGAGCATCTGTCATTGGCTTGCTAGCG GAGCATGATCAAGAAAACAGTCCTGCAAGAAGGAAGACTCCATCACCCAAGAGGTCATCAAGTCCCAAGAATGCTTCCCCAAAGACCCCAACGCCAGCGAAGAAATCCCCCAAACCCAGGACTCCATCTCCTGCAAAGGGGAAGTCTTCCTCTGTTGGTGGAACTCCAGCAGTCCTGCCTCCGAGTGTCCAAGGGCGTTTCTCTGTGTCACGCATCATCACACCCTCCCCTGTCGCAGAGAATGTTGTGACTGACCTGGTGCCTTCAGTCTCTGTCACCCCTAAAATAACCCAGAGGAGGAAAAGCACCTCACGGGAGTCTACAGCAATAATGCGCAGAAGTGGCATTTCACGGGCATCAATGAAAA TCAAAAATTCCTGGGCAGACATTGTGAGATTCGGGCCAACTAAGCCTCAAGTGGTTGCTGCAGCTAAAAAGACGGTTactaaaaagacaacaaagacgGCTGTGCCCCAACCGCAG ACCCCTGCGAAAACCCTCATGGGCCATGTCAGCACTGGTCATGCAGATTCCCCCATTACCATTGTTGTGGGCAGAGCTCAACAAAGGGTCGTTCCATCTGGTGCCGCACCAAGACTGGTCCCCAATATTGCAATCCTTAAGAAGAACATGAAAATGGATGAGGACTTGACCG gaatttctgaaatgttgaaaacccctgcggttgagaggaagaaaaaatctGTAATCAATGAGAACAATGTCCCAAAGACTCCACTGGGAGCTCTCGGAACATCTGTGGTCGAACCATCAGTGCTGaacacaccagaggagacaG GTGAGATGATGGTGTCTCCACTGACCGTGTCGTCTTCAGTCAAAGACAGAAGATACAACAGCGAGGCAGTGCAGCGCCTCCTCAacgatgaagaggaagaggctaGCTTAGTCAGTGAAGTGCCCGCCTCTGAGAATCCCTCTGATGATTCCAGCGAGCAGCAGAGCACAGATCTGAAAACGACCGCCGCAACAACTCCCAAACAGAAGCCAGAGGTACGGGAGTGTCTCACCGGAGTGAAGAGGATCATGAAGACGCCCAAGCAGAAGTGCGAGCCCATCGAAGACCTGAGAGGGAAGATTCTGAAAACTCCTAAGCAGAAGCGCGAACAACAGAAAGAGTGTCTCACCGGAGTGAAGAGGATGATGGCGACTCCAAAACAGGAAGCTGTAGAGCACATCAAGGTGGAGCTTCTGACAACCCCCAAGCAGAAGACCGTACGAGACGCTGAGATAGTTTGTGAGACCCCACAGCAGGAGGCTGGACCTGTCAACCACCTTCAAGAAAAAGTCCTGGAAACTCCCAAAGCTCCAGAAGCCACAAGTGTGGAGGAAATTGCGAGCGATGAGGCCCCAGCGGAGGACTCCCAGGGACCTGAAGAGATCATGGAGGAGGAAACGGCTGAATATATTTGTGTGGAAGTTAAAGAAACGG AAGTGGCTGCAAGTGAAGCAGTTGTCGATGCCCTCCTATCCGAAGTGTCAATTGAACACAAAGATATTGAATCATCAGATGCTGCCGAACCGATCTCTGAAGCCCCTGTAGAGGAGAGTGTAGCTGTGGAAGAACCCAAAATTGAAACTGTTGCTGTAAATGAGTCTGAAGAAGCAGAAGTGGTCACAGTAGATGAGATGGTTACTGTAGAAGAACCCAAAGTAGAAGATGCTGTAGCTGAAGAACCAGAGGTGAATGCAGTAGATAAGACATCTGAGGAACAACCTAAGGAAGATGCAGTTGAGGTGGTATCTGAAGAAGAACCCAAAGTAGACACCGTAGAAGAGACCGCATCCGAAGAAAAACCTAAAGTGGAGACTGCTTCTGAAGAAGTCACAGAAATGGACACAACTTCCTCAAAGCCACACCAGAAGAAGAAATCTGTTCGAGGCAAAAAGACCAAGACCGTTGAACCTGAAACAGCTGAGGAtcaacaggaagcagcagcagaagaactCAAAGTAGACACCGTAGAAGAGATCGCATCCGAAGAAGAACCTAAAGTGGAGACTGCTTCTGAAGAAGTCACAGAAATGGACACAACTTCCTCAAAGCCACACCAGAAGAAGAAATCTGTTCGAGGCAAAAAGACCAAGACTGTTGAACCTGAAGCAGCTGAGGATCAACAGGAAGCTGCAGCAGAAGAACCCAAAGTAGACACCGTAGAAGAGATTGCATCCGAAGAACCTAAAGTGGAGACTGCTTCTGAAGAAGTAACAGAAATGGACACAACTTCCTCAAAGCCACACCAGAAGAAGAAATCTGTTCGAGGCAAAAAGACCAAGACCGTTGAACCTGAAACAGCTGAGGAtcaacaggaagcagcagcagaagaactCAAAGTAGACACCGTAGAAGAGATCGCATCCGAAGAACCTAAAGTGGAGACTGCTTCTGAAGAAGTCACAGAAATGGACACAACTTCCTCAAAGCCAGACCAGAAGAAGAAATCCGTTCGAGGCAGAAGGACGAAGACCATGGAACCAGAAGCAGCTGAGGAtcaacaggaagcagcagaacaATCTGAAGAGCCCGTCGTCCCTACACCAGccaaaggaagaagaggaaagaaaactgAAGCTGCTGCCCCTCCCGCTGTCAAACAAACAAGAGGCAGAAATGCTAAGTCTCAAGAAAGCCAAGATGTTGAGCTCCCAGTTGAGAAAGATGCCCCTAAGCCGAAAAGAGGAAGAGCTGTTAAAAAAGCTGAAGTGGTCCCAGAGGTTGAAACTGAAATGGTGCCAGAACCTGAGAGTGAACCAAGCACCCCCGTGGAGGTCGAACAGGAAGCAAACGAGAGCACAGCACCTGTGGAGAAAGCTGTGCAGAAGCccaagagaggaagaaaaaccaaGCAGCAAGATGATGCCGTCAAAG AAGCAGAGGACCAGCAGGAGGCGACTCCCGTAATTGAGAGCTTACCTGAAGAGGAGGCAGCAACTTGTGAAAtcccagaagaagaagaagccgcTATCGTTCAGAAGAAACCTGTTCGAAGCAGAAGGGCAAAAGTTGTGGAGTCTAAATCAGCCAATGACCAAGAGGAGGCGGCAGAGCAGGAAGCTGTTGTCGCTGCTCCAGTTAGAGGCAGAAGAGGCAAGAAGACTGAGGCTGTTGAACCTCCTGTCAGAAAATCAACAACAAGAGGCAGAAATGCCAAGTCTCAGGAAAGCACCGCTGATGAACAGCCTGAAGTGGTAGCAGAGAAAGTTGAGGAAACAGTTGCTGAGGTTTCCACTGAAGCTGAGAGCAAGCAGACGTCTCCAATCGAAGAGATCACTTCTGCTCCACCTGCCGAGGAAGCTGTCGTGAAGCCTGTCCGAGGGAGAAAAACCAAGCTAACACCAGTGGAGCCAGAGAATAACAAAGGTGTGAGAAGAGGGAAGAAGACAAAAACCGATGCTGTTGAAGAAAACGAGGTGGTGGAAGTCGCAGTGGAGACCAAGCAGCATTCCCAGCCTCCAGTTAAAGCTAGGAGAGGAAGAAAtgcaaaacaagaagaagaagaagaaaaaaatctagAGACAGTTGAGACTACTAAAACCCAGGAGCCGGCTAAAAAGATGAGGAGAAGCAGGAAGGCGGTGCAAGAAATTGAAACTGTTGTCCCAGAGGAGGCTGAAGCTACTGTTGTTGTGGATGAACCTGTGAAGATGGAGGAACATGCTACTGTTGTTGCTGCCAAACCCAAAAGAGGAGGGCGCAAAGCAAAACCAGAGCCTGAGATTGAAACACCTGTCGAACCCGCTGAGGTCCAAGAGGTTTCCATCGTCAGCACCACCAACAAACTCAAACGCGGCAGGAAGGGAAAACAAGCTACTGAAGAAGTTGCAGGTCGCTGCTGCAGAACGTGA